One Cellulomonas sp. NS3 genomic region harbors:
- a CDS encoding UTP--glucose-1-phosphate uridylyltransferase, with the protein MSADGLDQARQKMTDAGVAPTAIDVFARFYGLLESGETGAIAEKDVRPLTDVPHLSDLDVSDDAAREALAVTAVIKLNGGLGTSMGMDRAKSLLRVRGDQTFLDVIAHQVLTARAATGARLPLVLMNSFRTREDTIEALAPHTALAVDGLPLDFLQNREPKLRADDLTPVDWPADPSLEWCPPGHGDLYTALYASGTLERLLDAGYRYASVSNSDNLGASPDARIAGWFASTGAPFAAEVARRTPADRKGGHLVVRAADGRIVLRETAQTLPEDAEAAADIETHPFFNTNNLWLDLRALADELERTGGVLDLPLIRNDKTVDPTDSSSTPVVQIESAMGAAIEVFDGAVVLEVDRSRFLPVKTTNDLLVLRSDVYRSTEDHRLEAVVDAPFVDLDPTHYKTIGTFDDRIPLAPSLAGASALRVQGDWTFGRDVVVTGDARLTDPGEPSTVPDGARIGPDGIA; encoded by the coding sequence ATGAGCGCTGACGGATTGGACCAGGCCCGCCAGAAGATGACGGACGCAGGGGTGGCGCCCACTGCGATCGACGTCTTCGCCCGCTTCTACGGTCTCCTCGAGTCCGGGGAGACCGGCGCGATCGCCGAGAAGGACGTGCGCCCGCTGACCGACGTCCCGCACCTGTCCGACCTCGACGTGTCCGACGACGCGGCCCGCGAGGCCCTCGCGGTGACCGCGGTGATCAAGCTCAACGGGGGCCTCGGCACCTCGATGGGCATGGACCGCGCCAAGTCGCTGCTGCGCGTGCGCGGCGACCAGACGTTCCTCGACGTGATCGCCCACCAGGTCCTGACCGCACGAGCCGCGACCGGCGCGCGGCTCCCGCTCGTCCTGATGAACAGCTTCCGCACGCGTGAGGACACGATCGAGGCCCTCGCGCCGCACACCGCGCTCGCGGTCGACGGCCTCCCGCTCGACTTCCTGCAGAACCGCGAGCCCAAGCTCCGCGCGGACGACCTCACGCCCGTCGACTGGCCCGCGGACCCGAGCCTCGAGTGGTGCCCGCCCGGCCACGGCGACCTGTACACCGCGCTCTACGCGTCGGGCACGCTCGAGCGCCTGCTCGACGCGGGCTACCGGTACGCGTCCGTGTCGAACTCCGACAACCTCGGGGCCTCGCCCGACGCGCGCATCGCCGGCTGGTTCGCCTCGACGGGCGCGCCGTTCGCCGCGGAGGTCGCGCGCCGGACGCCCGCCGACCGCAAGGGCGGTCACCTCGTGGTCCGGGCGGCGGACGGCAGGATCGTGCTGCGCGAGACCGCGCAGACCCTGCCCGAGGACGCCGAGGCGGCCGCGGACATCGAGACGCACCCGTTCTTCAACACGAACAACCTGTGGCTGGACCTGCGGGCGCTGGCCGACGAGCTCGAGCGCACGGGGGGCGTGCTCGACCTCCCGCTCATCCGCAACGACAAGACGGTCGACCCGACCGACTCCTCGTCGACCCCCGTGGTGCAGATCGAGTCGGCGATGGGTGCGGCGATCGAGGTGTTCGACGGCGCGGTCGTGCTCGAGGTGGACCGCTCGCGGTTCCTGCCGGTCAAGACGACGAACGACCTGCTCGTGCTGCGCTCGGACGTGTACCGCTCGACCGAGGACCACCGGCTCGAGGCCGTCGTCGACGCACCGTTCGTCGACCTCGACCCGACGCACTACAAGACGATCGGGACGTTCGACGACCGCATCCCCCTCGCCCCGTCCCTCGCCGGTGCGTCCGCGCTGCGCGTGCAGGGTGACTGGACGTTCGGGCGCGACGTCGTCGTGACCGGTGACGCGCGGCTGACCGACCCGGGGGAGCCGTCGACGGTCCCGGACGGAGCGCGGATCGGGCCCGACGGGATCGCCTGA
- a CDS encoding HpcH/HpaI aldolase/citrate lyase family protein, whose amino-acid sequence MAREGTAVTAPALGPALLFCPADRPDRYGKAADRADAVVLDLEDAVAPSAKADARAALVATPLDPGRTVVRVNAAGTADLAADLAALTRTAYRTVMLPKTASAADLDALAGFATVALVETAAGVLRVAEIAAVPHVVALHWGADDLVASLGGTASRHADGRWRDVARHARATVLIAAGAHGKPAYDAVHLDIADLDGLAREAEDAAASGFAGTACIHPSQVDVVRAAFRPDDAAVERARRLLEAAAGEHGVFRFEGRMVDGPVLAHAREVLRRAEAGSPPRGGPA is encoded by the coding sequence GTGGCGCGCGAGGGCACAGCCGTGACGGCGCCCGCGCTCGGACCGGCGCTGCTGTTCTGCCCCGCGGACCGCCCGGACCGCTACGGCAAGGCCGCCGACCGCGCCGACGCCGTCGTGCTCGACCTCGAGGACGCCGTCGCGCCGTCGGCCAAGGCGGACGCGCGCGCGGCGCTGGTCGCGACGCCGCTCGACCCGGGGCGCACGGTCGTCCGGGTCAACGCCGCGGGGACCGCGGACCTCGCCGCCGACCTCGCGGCGCTGACCCGCACCGCGTACCGGACCGTCATGCTGCCCAAGACGGCGAGCGCCGCGGACCTCGACGCGCTCGCGGGGTTCGCGACGGTCGCGCTGGTCGAGACGGCCGCCGGCGTCCTGCGCGTCGCCGAGATCGCGGCCGTCCCGCACGTCGTCGCGCTGCACTGGGGCGCGGACGACCTCGTCGCCTCGCTCGGCGGGACCGCGAGCCGGCACGCGGACGGGCGCTGGCGCGACGTCGCGCGGCACGCGCGCGCGACCGTGCTGATCGCCGCGGGCGCGCACGGCAAGCCCGCCTACGACGCGGTGCACCTGGACATCGCCGACCTCGACGGCCTGGCCCGCGAGGCCGAGGACGCCGCAGCGTCGGGGTTCGCGGGCACGGCCTGCATCCACCCGAGCCAGGTCGACGTCGTCCGGGCGGCGTTCCGGCCCGACGACGCGGCCGTCGAGCGGGCCCGGCGGCTCCTCGAGGCTGCCGCGGGCGAGCACGGCGTGTTCCGGTTCGAGGGGCGGATGGTCGACGGGCCCGTCCTCGCGCACGCGCGGGAGGTGCTGCGCCGGGCGGAGGCAGGCTCTCCGCCGCGAGGCGGGCCTGCATGA
- a CDS encoding TetR/AcrR family transcriptional regulator, with product MVGTAGVAGTAGATGTAGTARGRAKAERRAALLAAAARLFALRGFEGVSMEDLGAAAGVSGPAVYRHFPGKHAVLASLLGGVSAELLDGGRAVVERAADDEAALRGLVAFHVEFALADPDVIRVQDRDLEQLAEHDRRSVRTLQRRYVELWVDVLARLDPAADRPELRLRAHATFGLLNSTPHSARALPRGRVEALLAEMALAALGHPA from the coding sequence GTGGTGGGCACGGCCGGCGTGGCGGGCACGGCCGGCGCGACGGGCACGGCAGGCACGGCCCGGGGGCGCGCCAAGGCGGAGCGTCGCGCCGCTCTGCTCGCCGCGGCGGCCCGCCTGTTCGCGCTCCGCGGCTTCGAGGGCGTGTCGATGGAGGACCTCGGCGCCGCCGCCGGCGTGAGCGGCCCCGCGGTCTACCGGCACTTCCCGGGCAAGCACGCCGTGCTCGCGTCGCTCCTCGGCGGGGTCAGCGCGGAGCTGCTCGACGGGGGCCGGGCCGTCGTGGAGCGGGCTGCGGACGACGAGGCGGCGCTCCGGGGCCTCGTCGCGTTCCACGTTGAGTTCGCGCTCGCCGACCCCGACGTCATCCGCGTGCAGGACCGCGACCTCGAGCAGCTCGCGGAGCACGACCGCCGATCGGTGCGGACGCTGCAGCGCCGCTACGTCGAGCTCTGGGTCGACGTGCTCGCACGCCTGGACCCGGCGGCCGACCGCCCCGAGCTGCGGCTGCGCGCGCACGCCACGTTCGGGCTGCTCAACTCGACGCCGCACAGCGCCCGGGCGCTGCCCCGCGGACGGGTCGAGGCCCTGCTCGCCGAGATG
- a CDS encoding carboxyl transferase domain-containing protein, which produces MTTTTSTADPAAPPTAAREAAQRALVDELRERLRTAARGGPAASRERHVARGKLLARDRVDALLDDGSPFLELAPLAAHGMYDDEAPGAGVVAGIGLVAGRHVVVVANDATVKGGTYYPMTVKKHLRAQEVALENRLPCVYLVDSGGAYLPMQDEVFPDRDHFGRIFYHQARLSAAGVPQVACVMGSCTAGGAYVPAMSDETVIVRGQGTIFLGGPPLVKAATGEVVTAEDLGGGELHTRVSGVADHLAEDDADALRIVRRIVATLPAPREHAWDVSEVREPLADPAGLYGVVPVDLQEPYDVREVIARLVDASELHEFKREYGTTLVTGFARLHGHPVGIVANNGVLFGESALKGAHFVELCDQRGIPLVFLQNVVGFMVGRDYEAGGIAKHGAKMVAAVATARVPKLTVVIGGSFGAGNYSMCGRAYSPRFLWMWPGARISVMGGAQASAVLATVRRDQLEARGETWSTEDEERFAAPIRAQYERQGSPYWSTARLWDDGILDPADTRRVLGLALDVCRGVPLEPRAAAVYRM; this is translated from the coding sequence ATGACGACGACCACGAGCACGGCCGACCCCGCCGCGCCGCCCACCGCCGCCCGCGAGGCCGCCCAGCGCGCGCTCGTCGACGAGCTCCGCGAGCGTTTGCGCACGGCGGCCCGCGGCGGCCCGGCGGCCTCCCGCGAGCGCCACGTCGCGCGCGGCAAGCTCCTCGCCCGGGACCGCGTCGACGCCCTCCTCGACGACGGCAGCCCGTTCCTCGAGCTCGCGCCGCTCGCCGCGCACGGGATGTACGACGACGAGGCACCCGGCGCGGGCGTCGTCGCGGGCATCGGCCTCGTGGCGGGCCGGCACGTGGTGGTGGTCGCGAACGACGCGACGGTCAAGGGCGGCACCTACTACCCGATGACGGTCAAGAAGCACCTGCGCGCTCAGGAGGTCGCGCTCGAGAACCGGCTGCCCTGCGTCTACCTCGTGGACTCGGGCGGGGCGTACCTGCCGATGCAGGACGAGGTGTTCCCGGACCGCGACCACTTCGGGCGGATCTTCTACCACCAGGCCCGGCTCTCCGCCGCGGGCGTCCCGCAGGTCGCGTGCGTCATGGGCTCGTGCACCGCGGGCGGGGCGTACGTGCCCGCGATGAGCGACGAGACGGTCATCGTCCGCGGCCAGGGCACGATCTTCCTGGGCGGCCCCCCGCTCGTGAAGGCCGCGACCGGCGAGGTCGTGACGGCCGAGGACCTCGGCGGCGGCGAGCTGCACACCCGCGTCTCCGGGGTCGCGGACCACCTCGCGGAGGACGACGCCGACGCGCTGCGGATCGTCCGGCGCATCGTCGCGACGCTCCCCGCCCCGCGCGAGCACGCCTGGGACGTGTCCGAGGTCCGCGAGCCGCTGGCCGACCCGGCCGGGCTGTACGGCGTCGTGCCGGTCGACCTCCAGGAGCCGTACGACGTGCGTGAGGTCATCGCGCGCCTCGTCGACGCGAGCGAGCTGCACGAGTTCAAGCGCGAGTACGGCACGACGCTCGTGACGGGGTTCGCCCGCCTGCACGGGCACCCGGTCGGGATCGTCGCCAACAACGGCGTGCTGTTCGGGGAGTCGGCGCTCAAGGGCGCGCACTTCGTCGAGCTGTGCGACCAGCGCGGGATCCCGCTGGTGTTCCTGCAGAACGTCGTCGGCTTCATGGTCGGCCGCGACTACGAGGCGGGCGGCATCGCCAAGCACGGCGCCAAGATGGTCGCGGCCGTCGCGACGGCGCGCGTCCCGAAGCTCACGGTGGTGATCGGCGGGTCGTTCGGCGCCGGCAACTACTCGATGTGCGGGCGCGCGTACTCCCCGCGGTTCCTCTGGATGTGGCCGGGCGCCCGGATCTCCGTGATGGGCGGGGCGCAGGCCTCGGCGGTGCTCGCGACGGTGCGGCGCGACCAGCTCGAGGCCCGCGGCGAGACGTGGTCGACCGAGGACGAGGAGCGGTTCGCCGCCCCGATCCGTGCGCAGTACGAGCGGCAGGGCTCCCCGTACTGGTCGACGGCGCGGCTGTGGGACGACGGCATCCTCGACCCCGCGGACACCCGGCGCGTGCTCGGCCTCGCGCTCGACGTGTGCCGCGGCGTCCCCCTGGAGCCGCGCGCCGCGGCCGTGTACCGGATGTGA
- a CDS encoding biotin carboxylase N-terminal domain-containing protein, which yields MPTAPGTAPAPPFRTVLVANRGEIACRVVRTLHRLGIRSVAVFSDADSGEPHVRLADLAVRLGPAEPQASYLDVDAVLRAAKATGADAVHPGYGFLSESPALARACADAGITFVGPPVHALEVMGDKIGAKAHVAGLGVPVVPGTHEPGLSDDELVARAADVGYPLLVKPAAGGGGKGMTTVRSLAELPAALAAARRVAASAFGDDALLLERLLTAPRHIEVQVLADAHGAVVHLGERECSLQRRHQKVVEECPSPLVDAPTRTRLGEAACAVARSVGYVGAGTVELLVEGDAAEGFFFIEMNTRLQVEHPVTELVTGVDLVEQQLRVAAGEPLGLPQDDVRLTGHAVEARVYAEDPARGFLPTAGRVLVLDEPAGAGVRVDSALAVGGEVGSTYDPMLSKVVAWGPDRATALARLDAALASTTVLGVTTNIPFLRRLVAHPEVRAGRLDTGVIERHLDELGAPVRVPDAVLVAALRATADRTGAAATAGSAWARDGWRLGEPAPTVHVVTSGDGERTEVAVLGPAEDARVRLDGRPPVHARLSPVDATTAQLTVDGVVRTVRVASDGATTWVGYDGSAVALRVTGRLDALVEARVHVDRPAGAADPVVRSPMPGTVVAVDVATGDHVTAGQPLLTVEAMKMEHRLTATTDGVVTLQARPADRVALDQVLATITPHGTDRTGQDTTAPAEEGTRP from the coding sequence GTGCCCACCGCTCCCGGGACGGCGCCCGCTCCGCCGTTCCGCACCGTCCTCGTCGCGAACCGGGGCGAGATCGCGTGCCGCGTGGTCCGGACCCTGCACCGGCTCGGGATCCGCTCGGTCGCGGTGTTCAGCGACGCGGACTCCGGCGAGCCGCACGTGCGGCTCGCGGACCTCGCCGTCCGGCTCGGGCCGGCCGAGCCGCAGGCCAGCTACCTCGACGTGGACGCGGTGCTGCGCGCCGCGAAGGCGACCGGCGCGGACGCGGTGCACCCGGGGTACGGGTTCCTGTCCGAGAGCCCGGCGCTCGCGCGCGCGTGCGCCGACGCGGGGATCACCTTCGTCGGCCCGCCGGTGCACGCGCTCGAGGTCATGGGCGACAAGATCGGCGCGAAGGCGCACGTCGCCGGGCTCGGTGTCCCGGTCGTCCCGGGGACGCACGAGCCCGGGCTGTCCGACGACGAGCTCGTCGCACGCGCCGCCGACGTCGGGTACCCGCTGCTGGTCAAGCCCGCGGCGGGCGGCGGCGGCAAGGGGATGACGACCGTGCGGTCCCTCGCCGAGCTGCCGGCCGCGCTCGCCGCCGCGCGCCGGGTCGCCGCGTCGGCGTTCGGGGACGACGCGCTCCTGCTCGAGCGCCTGCTCACCGCGCCGCGCCACATCGAGGTCCAGGTGCTCGCCGACGCCCACGGCGCGGTCGTGCACCTCGGGGAGCGCGAGTGCTCGCTCCAGCGACGCCACCAGAAGGTCGTCGAGGAGTGCCCCTCACCGCTCGTGGACGCCCCGACCCGAACTCGGCTGGGCGAGGCCGCGTGCGCGGTCGCCCGCTCCGTCGGGTACGTCGGGGCCGGGACCGTCGAGCTGCTCGTCGAGGGTGACGCGGCCGAGGGCTTTTTCTTCATCGAGATGAACACGCGCCTGCAGGTCGAGCACCCGGTCACTGAGCTCGTCACCGGGGTCGACCTCGTCGAGCAGCAGCTGCGCGTCGCCGCGGGCGAGCCGCTCGGGCTGCCCCAGGACGACGTGCGGCTCACCGGCCACGCGGTCGAGGCCCGCGTCTACGCGGAGGACCCCGCGCGGGGGTTCCTGCCGACGGCCGGGCGCGTCCTCGTGCTCGACGAGCCCGCCGGCGCGGGGGTGCGGGTGGACAGCGCGCTCGCCGTCGGCGGCGAGGTGGGGTCCACCTACGACCCGATGCTGTCCAAGGTCGTCGCGTGGGGACCCGACCGCGCCACGGCGCTCGCCCGGCTCGACGCGGCCCTCGCCTCGACGACCGTGCTCGGGGTCACGACGAACATCCCGTTCCTGCGCCGGCTCGTCGCGCACCCCGAGGTCCGCGCGGGGCGCCTCGACACCGGCGTGATCGAGCGCCACCTCGACGAGCTGGGCGCACCGGTGCGCGTGCCGGACGCGGTCCTGGTCGCGGCGCTCCGGGCCACCGCCGACCGCACCGGCGCCGCCGCGACCGCGGGCTCGGCGTGGGCCCGCGACGGGTGGCGGCTGGGCGAGCCCGCCCCGACGGTGCACGTCGTCACCTCGGGGGACGGCGAGCGGACCGAGGTCGCCGTGCTCGGCCCCGCCGAGGACGCCCGCGTCCGCCTCGACGGCCGGCCGCCCGTGCACGCGCGCCTCAGCCCGGTCGACGCCACGACGGCGCAGCTCACGGTCGACGGTGTCGTCCGCACCGTGCGCGTCGCGTCCGACGGCGCGACGACGTGGGTCGGGTACGACGGTTCCGCCGTCGCGCTCCGGGTCACGGGCCGGCTCGACGCCCTCGTCGAGGCACGGGTCCACGTCGACCGTCCCGCCGGGGCCGCCGACCCGGTGGTCCGGTCCCCGATGCCCGGGACCGTCGTCGCGGTCGACGTCGCGACGGGCGACCACGTGACCGCCGGGCAGCCGCTGCTCACCGTCGAGGCGATGAAGATGGAGCACCGGCTCACGGCGACGACCGACGGCGTCGTCACCCTCCAGGCCCGACCGGCCGACCGGGTGGCGCTCGACCAGGTGCTCGCGACGATCACGCCGCACGGCACCGACCGCACCGGGCAGGACACCACCGCGCCCGCCGAGGAAGGGACCCGACCATGA
- a CDS encoding SWIM zinc finger family protein, with protein MPPRWTVEQALALAPDASSATAGRKLATSGTWTSTGASPGAVWGLCAGSGTTPYQTVVDLTEPAFSCSCPSRKFPCKHALALLLRWAGGEVDEHGEPADFAATWLEARAARAARSAGRAEVRADRAPADPRAAGRRAEQREQRVSAGVAELERWLRDQVRTGVASADTAGYALTDPVAARLVDAQAPGLAAAVRRLASVAASGEGWPGRLLEELALVHLLTTAHGRIDELPEDLAATVRTRVGATVRTEDVLAGPPVRDRWDVLALRDSSDGRLTTRRVHLRGATTGRDALVLSFAGPGQALDVSLVPGTSLDADLHFYPGALPLRAVIGARHGEPGPLSAVAGSGVRAALDAWAHALAADPWTSDLPVVLGDVRVVPAPDGAPDGWLVADATGDALPLVPAPGLWTVLAVAGGDPVTLVGALTPRGVRAESVLADGAPVPA; from the coding sequence ATGCCCCCGCGCTGGACCGTCGAGCAGGCGCTCGCGCTCGCCCCCGACGCGTCCTCGGCGACCGCCGGGCGGAAGCTCGCGACGTCGGGCACGTGGACCTCCACGGGTGCCTCGCCGGGCGCCGTGTGGGGGCTGTGCGCGGGCTCGGGCACGACGCCCTACCAGACCGTCGTCGACCTCACCGAGCCCGCGTTCAGCTGCTCGTGCCCGAGCCGGAAGTTCCCGTGCAAGCACGCGCTCGCGCTGCTCCTGCGGTGGGCCGGCGGCGAGGTCGACGAGCACGGCGAGCCTGCCGACTTCGCCGCGACGTGGCTCGAGGCCCGGGCCGCGCGGGCTGCGCGCAGCGCGGGACGTGCCGAGGTCCGCGCCGACCGCGCCCCGGCGGACCCGCGTGCCGCCGGGCGGCGCGCGGAGCAGCGCGAGCAGCGCGTCTCGGCCGGCGTCGCCGAGCTCGAGCGCTGGCTGCGCGACCAGGTCCGCACCGGTGTGGCGTCGGCCGACACCGCGGGCTACGCCCTGACCGACCCCGTGGCCGCCCGGCTCGTCGACGCGCAGGCGCCCGGGCTGGCCGCGGCCGTGCGCCGGCTCGCGTCCGTCGCGGCGTCGGGCGAGGGCTGGCCCGGACGTCTCCTCGAGGAGCTCGCCCTGGTGCACCTGCTGACGACCGCGCACGGCCGGATCGACGAGCTCCCCGAGGACCTCGCGGCCACGGTGCGGACGCGCGTCGGCGCGACCGTCCGCACGGAGGACGTGCTCGCGGGGCCGCCCGTGCGGGACCGCTGGGACGTGCTGGCGCTCCGGGACTCCTCGGACGGGCGGCTCACGACCCGGCGCGTGCACCTGCGCGGGGCCACGACGGGCCGCGACGCGCTCGTGCTGTCCTTCGCCGGGCCCGGTCAGGCGCTCGACGTCTCGCTCGTGCCGGGGACGTCCCTCGATGCGGACCTGCACTTCTACCCGGGCGCGCTCCCGCTGCGTGCGGTGATCGGCGCGCGGCACGGCGAACCGGGCCCGCTGTCGGCGGTCGCGGGCAGCGGCGTGCGGGCCGCGCTCGACGCGTGGGCGCACGCGCTCGCCGCGGACCCGTGGACGAGCGACCTGCCCGTCGTGCTCGGCGACGTGCGCGTGGTCCCGGCCCCCGACGGGGCACCGGACGGCTGGCTCGTCGCGGACGCGACCGGCGACGCGCTCCCGCTCGTGCCCGCGCCCGGGCTGTGGACGGTCCTCGCCGTCGCGGGTGGTGACCCCGTGACCCTCGTCGGGGCCCTCACCCCGCGCGGGGTCCGTGCCGAGTCGGTCCTCGCCGACGGCGCACCGGTGCCGGCATGA
- a CDS encoding MaoC family dehydratase has translation MRDAVQRGLWYEELETDVRYLHRPGRTITEADNVAFTTMTMNTQPLHLDAAWSAGQPFGRPLVNSMLTLATLVGSSVAQLTQGTLVANLGLTDVDFPHPLFPGDTLYSETVVTGKRLSASREGQGVVTFAHTGRNQDGTVVATATRTVLLWRARAQP, from the coding sequence ATGCGCGACGCCGTGCAGCGCGGCCTCTGGTACGAGGAGCTCGAGACCGACGTGCGGTACCTGCACCGCCCGGGTCGCACGATCACCGAGGCCGACAACGTCGCGTTCACGACGATGACGATGAACACCCAGCCGCTGCACCTCGACGCGGCGTGGTCGGCCGGCCAGCCGTTCGGGCGCCCGCTCGTCAACTCGATGCTCACGCTCGCGACGCTCGTGGGCAGCTCGGTCGCGCAGCTCACCCAGGGCACGCTGGTGGCGAACCTCGGGCTGACCGACGTCGACTTCCCGCACCCGCTGTTCCCGGGCGACACGCTGTACTCCGAGACGGTCGTGACCGGCAAGCGCCTGTCCGCCTCGCGCGAGGGCCAGGGCGTGGTGACCTTCGCGCACACCGGCCGCAACCAGGACGGCACCGTGGTCGCGACGGCGACGCGGACCGTGCTGCTGTGGCGCGCGAGGGCACAGCCGTGA
- a CDS encoding acyl-CoA dehydrogenase family protein translates to MSHELTDAQQRLVDEVRDFADTVVAPAAYEYDTKRELPYEILAQMGEMGLFGLPFPREYGGQGRDYLDLCLAVEQLARVDQSIAVTLEAGVGLGAMPVWRSGTDAQKKEWIPMLARGEALAAFGLTEAEAGSDAAGTRTTAVLDDGDWVIDGSKQFITNSGSRITRLVTVTAVTGETTRPDGSVRKELSAFLVPSGTPGLHVGPAYDKVGWHTSDTHPLVLDHVRVPEENLLGERGRGFASFIQTLDEGRVAFAALCTGAAQGCLEESIRYAGTRRVFGRTIGENQHTQFTIARMQARTHAARLAYLDAAHRIVAGRPFKLEASLAKLIGSEAAMANARDASQIFGGYGFLNENPVARHYRDSKVLEVGEGTTEVQLMVIARELGLAGRF, encoded by the coding sequence ATGAGCCACGAGCTCACCGACGCCCAGCAGCGCCTCGTCGACGAGGTGCGCGACTTCGCCGACACCGTCGTCGCGCCCGCCGCGTACGAGTACGACACCAAGCGCGAGCTGCCCTACGAGATCCTCGCGCAGATGGGCGAGATGGGGCTGTTCGGGCTGCCGTTCCCGCGCGAGTACGGCGGTCAGGGGCGGGACTACCTCGACCTGTGCCTCGCCGTCGAGCAGCTCGCGCGCGTCGACCAGTCGATCGCCGTGACGCTCGAGGCGGGGGTCGGGCTCGGGGCCATGCCCGTGTGGCGCAGCGGGACGGACGCGCAGAAGAAGGAGTGGATCCCGATGCTCGCGCGCGGCGAGGCGCTCGCGGCGTTCGGCCTCACCGAGGCCGAGGCCGGCTCCGACGCCGCCGGGACCCGCACGACCGCGGTCCTGGACGACGGCGACTGGGTGATCGACGGCTCGAAGCAGTTCATCACCAACTCCGGCAGCCGGATCACGCGGCTCGTCACGGTCACCGCGGTCACGGGCGAGACGACCCGGCCCGACGGCTCGGTCCGCAAGGAGCTGAGCGCGTTCCTCGTGCCGTCCGGCACCCCGGGGCTGCACGTCGGGCCGGCCTACGACAAGGTCGGCTGGCACACGTCCGACACCCACCCGCTCGTGCTCGACCACGTGCGCGTCCCCGAGGAGAACCTGCTCGGCGAGCGCGGCCGCGGGTTCGCGAGCTTCATCCAGACCCTCGACGAGGGCCGCGTCGCCTTCGCCGCGCTGTGCACCGGCGCCGCCCAGGGCTGCCTCGAGGAGTCGATCCGCTACGCGGGGACCCGGCGGGTGTTCGGCCGGACCATCGGGGAAAACCAGCACACCCAGTTCACGATCGCCCGCATGCAGGCCCGCACGCACGCCGCCCGCCTCGCCTACCTCGACGCCGCGCACCGGATCGTCGCCGGGCGCCCGTTCAAGCTCGAGGCGAGCCTCGCCAAGCTGATCGGGAGCGAGGCGGCGATGGCCAACGCCCGGGACGCCTCGCAGATCTTCGGCGGCTACGGCTTCCTCAACGAGAACCCCGTCGCCCGGCACTACCGCGACTCCAAGGTGCTCGAGGTCGGCGAGGGCACGACGGAGGTGCAGCTCATGGTGATCGCCCGCGAGCTCGGGCTGGCGGGACGGTTCTGA